Proteins encoded by one window of Ruminococcaceae bacterium R-25:
- a CDS encoding putative membrane protein, with product MPTIVKYILVFFISMVPIIELRGAVPIGVTYFGLNEYITLAVCVVGNMIPVPFIYLFARKVLIWGSKLKHGSGIFKWFLQKGEKAGQKLTAKSKKNGAFIALMLFVGIPLPGTGAWTGTLASSMLDFDAKKTTKAVVLGVLMAGIIMLVISLLAKAGINSVSDLF from the coding sequence ATGCCGACAATAGTTAAGTACATTCTGGTCTTTTTTATTTCAATGGTTCCGATAATCGAGCTCCGTGGAGCTGTTCCGATTGGAGTCACATATTTCGGATTGAATGAATATATAACTCTTGCAGTCTGCGTCGTCGGCAACATGATCCCTGTTCCTTTTATATATCTGTTCGCCAGAAAAGTCCTCATCTGGGGTTCCAAGCTCAAGCACGGAAGCGGAATCTTTAAGTGGTTCCTCCAGAAGGGCGAGAAGGCCGGACAAAAGCTTACAGCCAAGTCAAAGAAGAATGGTGCTTTTATTGCGCTTATGCTTTTCGTAGGAATCCCGCTCCCCGGCACGGGCGCCTGGACAGGAACGCTTGCATCTTCCATGCTCGACTTCGATGCGAAGAAGACGACTAAGGCTGTTGTTCTTGGAGTTCTTATGGCCGGAATTATCATGCTGGTCATCAGTTTGCTTGCCAAAGCAGGCATAAATTCAGTTTCAGATCTTTTCTGA
- a CDS encoding hypoxanthine phosphoribosyltransferase gives MANLEETLNIERVVYSEEMIQARVREIGKQITEDFKGNELIVIGVIKGSLYFLSDLTRAIDLPIKVDMVGFSSIPDTTSKTGIVRITKDIDIDITDKHVLVVEDVIRTGLTTAYIIQNLEMKKPKDITLCSMLLNPDRLLMTIPVKYFGFEINDQRLAGYGLDRNEVGRNLPYIAQIPKQK, from the coding sequence AATGATCCAGGCAAGGGTCAGAGAAATAGGAAAACAGATTACCGAAGATTTTAAAGGCAATGAGCTTATCGTTATCGGAGTTATAAAGGGCTCCCTTTATTTCCTCTCTGACCTTACAAGAGCGATCGACCTTCCTATCAAGGTTGATATGGTAGGCTTTTCGAGCATCCCTGATACCACTTCCAAAACAGGTATCGTACGCATAACAAAAGATATCGACATTGATATCACCGACAAACATGTTCTTGTGGTAGAAGACGTTATCAGAACAGGCCTTACGACAGCTTATATCATTCAGAATCTCGAGATGAAAAAGCCAAAGGATATCACGCTCTGCTCAATGCTTCTTAATCCGGACAGGCTCCTTATGACGATCCCTGTTAAGTATTTCGGTTTTGAGATCAACGACCAGCGGCTTGCAGGATACGGTCTTGACCGGAATGAGGTAGGCAGGAATCTTCCTTATATAGCCCAGATACCCAAGCAGAAATAA